ttcttctcctttctccttGCTCTTGTTATGGAGGAGTGGGGCTGTGGGAATATTTCCTTAATTGATGCCCTAGCTGTTTCAATTGAACCTAAAACTTTGTATTGGGTACATATTTGGACTCCTAATCAGTAGGCAGTAAGCCTTGGGAACACGTCGTCCTTGTTCCCAGATCTCAGGGTTGCCTTTAATGTGCATGTTTCTTCTTGGCACATTCAAAGATGTTTATTGCTTAATAAACCATTAAGCAAGGCTTTGTAGTGTAGAAGGTTTCAGGGCATGCAGTCAGAGAGATGCACGTAAATCAATAGGTGTTTTCCCACTAGACTCTCTGATGCTGGTGATTCCCACACCTGCAGTTCAGATGGAAGCTTCATAGTTCCAAATAAGTGTTCCTTTACCTAGAtttctgcagtctgaagtgattCATTGCAGGCCACTTGTGCAAGGTCCTTCTGTTAAGCTGTTGGCTATATACTCTGTgtgagagggaaggtggcatagtataCTAAGCAGAGTAAGTACttagctaagcagagtcagtacttggaatggagaccgccaaggaagattctgcagaggaaggcaaaccacctctgcttcgcattgtaagccccttgctggggttgccataagttggctgtgacttgacagcgctgtACACACACATGCTGTGTGTCTCATATCTGTAGGTGATGTGGAATGGTCACCGATTCTAGCATAAAAGAGTTCTGATGGATCAAGCATCGGCAACAGAATGTGAACACTGTTTAAATGCTCTCCTTTCAGATCCTAAGCCAGCTGTGTTTCTGCAGCACGGCTTCATTGCAGATGGCAGTAACTGGGTGTCAAATTTTGACTACAACAGCCTGGGATTTATGCTGGCTGATGCTGGCTATGATGTTTGGTTAGGAAACAGCAGAGGCAACACGTGGTCTCGAAAGCACAAAAACTATACGGCGAATCAAGAAGAATTCTGGGCTTTCAGGTACAGTGAGCTTGTTAAATATAACTCTGTGTTAGTAATACTTGGTTATGTGCTCTAGTCAAACTCTTCCTGTTGCCTACCTGTGGGGAATTGCATGCTTATAGTAAGTATGTCATTGGTGGAATAAGTAGGTTTTATGACCTAGAACTGAGTTTGGTCAAGGTAGGCTGTGATGGGACCCAACCAAATGAAGTAATGCCTAGTTTGTCTGGGTTAGCAAGGCTCACTCAGCTCatgttttttcttttcaaactgaTTTTTTTACACAATTGTATCTGCGATTTCAAACTATGCCCACGTAGCTTCTTGCTGGTCGTTTTTCAAAAGAAATCCTGGGCTCAACGTTATATCTGTATATgtggtagctcagtggaagatctactCCCATTACATCCTGGCCTGCCCTCTCTACACCGAGCCTCGGAATAAGTTCCTGGCAAATAATCTTTCCACTTTTCACTTATCTGATGCCAGTAATCTAATTTTCTTGCTGTCCGAtattgacccttttgtttcccagAAAATGGCACTTATGGCCTTGCggccaggaaaatcaggacaAAGAAAGCTCTcgaatgaggaaaggagccaaactggtgtattttaatcttacgacttttaatggttttatacatattttaagttgctgtaaTGTCTTCATtcattgtaaaggcctatggccatgcacagTAAACATGACCAACTGACTGCACAATTGACTACACAATCCAGATATATTTAATGTGGTCTGCTATTACTCTTCCTTTACAGTTTTGATGAAATGGCTAAATACGACCTTCCAGCCTCCATTAACTTCATCCTGAACAAAACTGGACAGGAGCATGTATATTATGTTGGCCATTCACAGGGCACCACAATGGGTAGGTTAACAAGCTTCTTCATGTCTGTTGGCAATTCTAATAGCTAcaaattattttgtttgtttcctgcTGCAGGTTGCTTCCTGCAGAGAATTTGGTTCTAGTGCAGTAATTATGTATGAAGCCACTGGGTGCAAATGAGGATTCATTTGGTTGTCTGAGAGTCATTGTGTGAGTTTTGTTTGTAAATGCTTCTGGTTTAAGAAGCTGAATCAAGATGAAGCATAGTAAGAGtgtaatcctgtgcagagttaatcctgtctaagaccattgattttGGTGGATTTAGGCCTCTGGAGTAACCgcttaaaggtagtcccctatggaagcaccaggtcattactgaaccatggggtgatataacatcccgacatttactaggcagactgcgtttacagggtggtttaccattgccttctccagtcatctacactttccccccatcaagctgggtactcattttaccgacctcagaaggctgagtcaaacttgagccgcctacctgaaaccaacttccgtcaggactgAACCCAGGTCGTGAACcagagccttgagccagctacctgaaaccaacttccgtcaggactgAACCcaaggtcgtgaacagagctttggactgcagtactgcagcttaccactctgtgccatggggcgcCAGTAACTGCATAGGGTCCTATAATTGAGTTGCTTATAAATGCTATAAACGCTACTGTCTCCATTTGTCATAACAAATTCTAAGAATTTATCAAAAGATTCTGTATTATGTACAGTAGTCCTGAATAACTTgtatgccccctccccatgcttgATCAACTCCTATTGTgttctgctgggttttttttttttttttttgccaatacCCCAAAAACCAGAGATGCTGTCAAACATTTGATGGGTTGAAAGACAGGGTTGGTGGGTCAGAGGTTATGCAAGGCTGAAGGGAAAGAACAGTGAGAGTATAACAGGGTGGGACTTGATTCTCCAGCTGTTGCTGCTGGGCTTCATTGATTCTTAGGGAGGTGCTGAATACGCTGTTCAAGTCACTATAGATGGTATTGCTGAGGAAGAATACAGACTTAAATGTCTTCTGACTTTTATGGCATTACAAAAATCTCAAGTTTCTGGCTGTAAGCTCAGATAATGATGATAAATCATAGTGTGTTCTGTTACTTTTTGTGATAGCCTAAGTTGAATATTTTCTCCTCCTATGTTGAAGACTGTGTAGCTTATTTAATCTATTTCCTTGCATTTTCAATCGTAAATGCACTTTGCCGGATTGCTCTCATTTGTGATAGAAGTAGGAAAAGTATTCATCTTGCAGAACACTGTGTTGCTTATTTAATAACTGTTTCTCTGATCTCTCCCCCCGCCCGTCTTCCCAGGTTTTATTGCATTTTCAACCATGCCACAGCTAGCTAAGAAGATCAAAATGTTCTTTGCATTGGCGCCGGTAACCACAGTAAAGTTTTCAAGCAGCCCTCTGACCAAGCTTGCAGAGTTTCCTGAACTGGTGCTCAGAGTACGTATTTTGGACAAGAGGTTTGCTTGAGGCACAGTGAGCAAATAACAGTGGGTGCTGCCGAGGACAAGGGAATGTGTTTCTTTCTTACTCTGCACACACTTGAAGAAAAGTCCAGGCACACAATTTCAACAAAAGCCTGAAGGAAACACTAGTTATCAAAGGGAACACAACTGACCTGCAAACATGTATACTGTTCTTAAACACCTGCCAGTGCTGCCTTCAGCAGGGTTACATCATTCttatccactgaagtcagtgagcttagaaaCATATAACTGTGCTTAATATCTCACTATATGCTGTCCAAGTCAGCCAGTCCTGCCAACATGTTATCCAGGCACCGGAGAGCTCTTTTCACACTTTATCATTGACTGTAGTGGACTACTAAAGGCCTGAGCTAGGATGAAGAGGGAACTGTGATACTGCTTTGCTTGCCCTTGTGTGCTACCACCATAGCTGTGGTAAATCACAGCTATGGGTAACTCAGCTGGCTTTGCATGACTACTCAAAGGGATGGTTATGGTGACCTTTACCAGGTTATGTCAGGctatatagcagtggttcccacactttttgggccaccgcccccttggttccacaaactcaaccccagtgccccttaccctatcctataaaaagcattcaaaatagggggtttgcatgactcactaaagaagataattgttactgttttgaaaattttattgttattaattgCTCATCAATTCAAAatcaaaactttttagttgaaatttattcaacaaaactgatgaacttgatccagtggtaccagctcttcaaagtctggaaaaaaattctgatagcttccaccaaatttgccagcatggtgccatagcttgatctattgtaaattagtgaacaacacagttgaaggggcccacctctagcgctcctgctgcccccttgcctcttagtgctcccctaggtaatcccactgccccccagggggtggtactgcccactttgggaaccactgctatatagTGTCAAACAAAACATGGTTGTGACGGGAGGGAGCTAAGCCAGTGGGCTGCAAAGTAGTGTGGAAATAGTCACGTTGCTGATTGGATTTGCATGCACAGGATGCGGGTTGCTGTGCCCACCCCCCAGGCTCAGAGATGCTTGCTGATCACAGGAGGCTGTTTGTTGTGTGCTGGTCTTAAGTGTGATTGCTACATGCGTGAGTTTGGCCTCCTCCTGTGCTTGCACATTCCTTTTCCCCTCAAGTGTAATATACCAGAGCAGCTGCGTTTGTGCATACTGTGATCCTATTCCCACAAGTGGTGTTGGAAAATCAGCCCTTAAACATTTAACTAATGGGGTTTCCACTGAAGAAACGTCTTTGAAATGGAGTATATTTGTATGAAAACCGTACATTCTCTCTCTGGGGAAGGTCATCTTATGATGGGTGTTTCCGTCCCCTCTCACTCTGGGAGGCAGGTCAAAAGAACTTCCTGTCTATTGGAGGAAATGCCcctcttcttccagttctttcctgcctcgcttgGGAGAAGCAGTGTATTTACAGCTCTCTGCTGTTAGTCTAGGGAAAGATCTTTCTTAtctcttcatttttttcttttctctctggtGTTAAATAAACTTTATTAAACAGACATCTTTTTCCCCCCTATTAAGGTCTCATGGCAGGTTTAATCTCCCTGTAAATTTGGCCCTGACAGTTTCAGTAGCTTTtcatttattctttattttatttttaaacatttatagccctccctcattCCCAACCAGGCCGCGCTCAGGCCGGGTAACAACATCTAAAACCACATGAAACCATAAAACTTCAGCATTAAACACAACGATCATAACAGCTATAAAATATCAAGATGGCAAACGTATAAAAGGACAGTAGTAGCCACTGTAGAACCGGTTGAGCAGTTGAACTCTCACAGGTagcagaaggtgtgtgtgtgtgggggggggtgaaatgGGGAGGCCAGCACCAATGTAAAGATTTAATGGGAACAGGATGACATCACGTTCTTCGTTTGCTTGTGCCTCCCATTTGACAGGTTATGCTGTATTgtgcaaaataaatatatacacacttatttaaaacatttctgtgcatgCCTGTCTCCTGAGCATCTTATGAAGGTCGCTGAACATCTATGGTAGGAGCAGGAATAGGCAGTTCTAAGGGTATGTGAGACTGTCATGTGAAATTTCAAATATTGTTGACTAAAGGGCTTGAAACAGGCACATAGTAGAGGGAGCTCTTGTTTTTCTCCCGCTGTGCCTGCCCTGCTCTGTGGACCAGGGCTTACTAAAGGTGCCTTTTTGAAGGCAGCTGAGAACTTCTCTGTCCATAAGTTCTTCAGTAATGGCCTCTCCCTGTTGCAGTGGCCTTCCTGGCATTCTGTTGTTGGTCTTTCGGAGACCGTGCAAAGCCAACCTATTAAAATGGACTTTTTTGGTACGGTTTTTGATGTGATGCTCTGGTGTGTTGGGTTTGGTCTGGATTTCTGTTGTTACTTGAACGCGATACTGTTATAACTCAGGACTGATCTGTGTTCTTTTAAATAACATTGTGCTATGCCTTGAATGCACAGGAAAAGGTGGGTTAAAATTCCTTATGTGTTCCAGCACTTATTGCCTGCATGGGTTGTGCAGTCCAGATCCTACGTGTTCCAGCTCAAGAGCAGCTAATGCATTACTTTTGTTAAGAGTTGAGGAGAATTATCTTGGATAGAGCATGACTTTTTTTCCTAACAGAACAACTGGATAAAGTTGCTGTCTGTCCTATTTCATCACTTGAGCAAATAACTGCCACCAGCCTGTTGGTCTTAAGGAGGGTAGTTGGTCAGTCCTAAGAAGAAAGGGACCAGTCCTGGCTGGATCTAACAGAGGGCCACCTAGGCCAATATTCTGTTGGTACAGAAAGCATCCAGAAGTCTGAGAAGTTTACAATGTGAACATTAAGCTGACAAGAGCCTTCTAATTCAGACTTGGATAaatagaaagaaaatatttttgcaacaGTGCAAGAAAAGTCAAGTTTCTGCTTGCATGTGGCTGCCGGGTGCCATACTCCTTATACATTTGTTCTGGTATTCTGGTGGTGATACAGCTACAACGAtgggttgcatttttttttttttactggcagtTCAGTGTAGGTTTGCCACTTGAGTGAGCTTGGCAGTAAATTACTGCTAGAAGATCCAGCTGTCCCTTggcccccctcttcccccacatTTTGATCCTGACCTTCCTCCAAAGTTATCAGGGCAGCTAACATGATTTGTCTGACTCTGTTGGatcttcacaacatccctgtgaagtaggctaggctgtgaGAAGAGGACTGGCTGAGGATCAGTGATCTAGTCACCTGGATGGATGGACGGGCAGGCATTTTGAATCCCAATCCGAGTCCAGCAGAGGACAGTGCAGATGATTATCATTAAATGATTTATAACATTTTGCTTCTTGATTCACAAGAAAATGACCATGTATATCCATTTTGCTTGATTTGGCAGGAAATGTTTGGAGCTAAGGCATTTCTTCCCCAAAATGCATTCATAAAGTGGCTTGCTACCCACATGTGCGACCACGTCTTACTTGATGACCTTTGTGGCAATCTCTTCTTTCTGCTGTGTGGGTTTAATGAAAGAAACCTAAATTTGGTAAGTTCCTTGTGTGCCTAACCAATGTGTCTTTGCAGGGGTTACCAAGCAGACCATTCCTGGGTGTTTGTGAAGCCCCTTTGAAATGAGGGGAAGGTCAGAATTCATCTGCACGCATTGAGTTCTGAGGGCTTAGACGCATGACTGGGTCGTGGCACAATGCAGTTCCCCACAAAACTGGCACAATTCCTAGATGGCACTTACGTCCCTATTAAAAAATAGTGAATATTCTTTTGGCCTTTTTTGTGACTTCACTAGCTTGTGGACCTAATTATTGGTCGTTGCCCCTTTGGGATAATGCAGAAAGGCTATGGTGCTTTGTGTATGTATGATGGCTACAGTCCCACTGGACTATGGCATGTGGGACTATTTTGTCTAGTATGTAACGCGTGTGGGAGTATTTTGTCTAGTACGTAACTCACGTGAGACCACTTCCAGCAACAGTAGAATAACGTGGCACAGGTAGTAGTGCGATGGCAGAAACTTGGACTACAGATACTCCAGCCTGCAATGCCATGTATGCAAGGCATGCTTTCTGTTATGGGCGAGAAGCTGTTTGCCTGAAGAAAACATTCACTCCTGTATTAATGCCTGAAGTTACACTCAGGGAGGAAGCCAATGAAGTATGCAGGGCAGATTGATGGGATGAGAGCCAGAACCGTATTCTAGCTTTTCACTCAGGACCAGGATGGAtaggaataatagaatcacagagttggaagtgaccacaagggtcatctagtcaaccccctgcacaatgcaggaaatttacaactacctcccccccacacgactagtgacccctactccatgcccagaagatggccaagatgccctccctctcatcatctgcctaaggtcatagaatcagcattgctgacagatggccatctagcctctgcttaaaaacctccagggaaggagagctcaccacctcccgaggatttTAATATTTCCCACTTGGAGACCTAAAAATGGCACAGAACCCTGTGGGGTGGGATAACACACGTTGGTGGGAAGTGGGGAGCTTGTGTGCCCACAgagcccctcccagctgggaaatgAAAAGTTAAAACAGTCTGAGGAAAGCATGCCAACAACCAGGttttgatggtggggggggggggagataacagAAGCTTATGTTGTACCAAGGCTGGAGAGCATTCTTAAGTTTCCTGCTGCTTTATGCCCTTTATTTGGGGCAAGGGGGAGAATGTCAAGGTAACATCACGCTCTGTGTAGACTACTTTGCTGCTGTCTTTGGGGTTTATTTCTTAGTACTCTGCCATATCGCTCATTTCATTCAGATGTATTCCCTTTTCATATGTGTTGGCCTTTTCCGTAGGATGTATGCTAGTTGATAGAAACCTTTTGTTATAAGGTGGCTTGACTGTACTGGGTCTTACCCCTGTGGCTCAGATACGCTGACGCACGTTCCACCTTTATGGTGACTTGAGGCACTAGGAGGGTTTTTGGGAGCAGAGGACTTGGGTGCTCCTTAAATGGTTGCAGCCTGCAGGAGAAGAGACACCCTAAAACCTCCATGTGCTTGGTGAGGCAGGGGTTTCCCAAAAGGGGTTGGGATTCCTCACAAGCATACACCTTGGGCAACCTGAGATCTCTCAACTTCTCTCTGTCTTCAGAACAGACATTGGGGGCTGAGCAAGAATTCCTGAGTGGGACATGATAGGCTGCACCGTGGAAGAAAACCATGTCTATCCGTCATAGAAGGAAAGGATAGTGCATTACCTGTACTAAATGTAAAATCATGCATTAATCATTAAATTGGAATGGCCTTTTCTAAAAATGTCTTGTTTGGTTAAGAACTACTTTCTCATGTAACTTTGAAGTAAGGTGTGTTTCAGTAGAGATGACAGGAAGCGTCCAAACTGTGCTTATTTGCAGCAGTCTGCGTGATATTGAAATCCAGGTGTTGTGTTGGTAAGAGCCTGCACTGTGTTCTTTCTGTTCAAACAAAACCGGTATTGTAGGGGAACTAAGTGGCTTTGCCTAACTAATGAATAACCTTAGCCTTTCTAACTAAGTTTCTTACACTGTTGCAGACCCGAGTTGATGTATATTCAACCCACTGTCCTGCTGGAACATCTGTCCAGAACATGCTTCATTGGTCTCAGGTGAGGCCTTTTGACATCCTTGGAAATAATGAAACCTGAATCATGTCGTTTGCTGCATTGATTTGATATTTAGAATGGGTGGTTTTGAAAGAATGGGGTGGAAATAACTACTACAATGGTAGGATAACGCAACTCTCAGTAGTTTCTCATTTTAGTATTGTGTGTCTTCTATTCAAAATCCAATAACCAATGAGGAGTATAATACCGGTTAAGCAGCAATAAGGTTAACAATTATTTCTTCCCTTGCAAAACTCCCATCATTACCTCAGAAGCACACACAT
This window of the Euleptes europaea isolate rEulEur1 chromosome 5, rEulEur1.hap1, whole genome shotgun sequence genome carries:
- the LOC130478092 gene encoding putative lysosomal acid lipase/cholesteryl ester hydrolase — translated: MNISEMISFMGYPSEEYEVVTDDGYILSVNRIPHGKGSQWNKDPKPAVFLQHGFIADGSNWVSNFDYNSLGFMLADAGYDVWLGNSRGNTWSRKHKNYTANQEEFWAFSFDEMAKYDLPASINFILNKTGQEHVYYVGHSQGTTMGFIAFSTMPQLAKKIKMFFALAPVTTVKFSSSPLTKLAEFPELVLREMFGAKAFLPQNAFIKWLATHMCDHVLLDDLCGNLFFLLCGFNERNLNLTRVDVYSTHCPAGTSVQNMLHWSQVIKSGQFRAFDWGSKAKNMAHYNQATPPYYKAKEMSVPTALWSGGHDWLADPKDITLLLPQISNLVYHKNIPEWEHLDFIWGLDAPERMYRVMIELMQKNP